A window of the Zeugodacus cucurbitae isolate PBARC_wt_2022May chromosome 2, idZeuCucr1.2, whole genome shotgun sequence genome harbors these coding sequences:
- the LOC105214360 gene encoding SKI2 subunit of superkiller complex protein has translation MLVCHTSLSARMDESIRKLQNYIICPELPINNPLPDTIPRRYNETRLLNLPKGAASTKLVPRRDYITGAIIEFVEIDLEDVGANACNSTSMRREPGLLEESIRGSSMNFPFWPGGFDEPPSEIKKLGIEFDLGSELLTVPPGFQKGYIFEENRSQSHSKISILNNSANVNLLENLEKDMDVQEWLKLTEEPTEVDSTIALNYSTEFKDVEEHIMGPDLKPVLEISNTNTKSTFSSEWAEMVDISHPITNFKEKIPCPAMTYPFELDVFQKQAILKLEERQYVFVAAHTSAGKTVVAEYAIALSQRDLTRTIYTSPIKALSNQKYRDFKKTFKDVGLITGDLQIDPTASCLIMTTEILRSMLYCGSEITRDLEYVIFDEVHYINNPERGHVWEEVIILLPDHVNIIMLSATVPNTMELADWVGSTKKRKVYVISTLKRPVPLMHYIYTGCGGKSKDDIFLLVDGNGKFMQDNYVKAVERKKEMQSKTKGGQSGRPQKNFVSAKQDQNMWIGLIDFLKRNNKMPVVAFTLSRNRCDMNLQALQSVDLNTAREKGSVQKFFQQCLQKLKPPDRQLPQVLSMKDSLERGIGVHHSGILPILKEIVEMLFQSGLVKLLFATETFAMGVNMPARTVIFDSHRKYDGLEVRNLKPGEYIQMAGRAGRRGHDENGTVILLCKSQVPPSMDLRSMILGQPEKLQSQFILRYAVILTCLRIESIKVEDIIQFSFKEFNQKLQLPMQKKQLEVALDKFSQLPELGEQLQPLCRFYDLAQEYIIEKQRSMKYLLSQPKITKELKVGRILVVTQGRHYNKLGIILAIKSTPGKDTIYRLLVLDHQFSSSDQKDNFHRGEMYYKIVSLTPQNKFFQPEGIGGHCVVDAKAADIVEITKSNIKVDGDVIIRNWEQRQIDRFRDSPPGATVVKAVSELQQLNQNYIENTETIKFINLSKDVNISEENELAQIRYTEHLWKQLVTVLPHTNIAGFEQEFATVYERKVLERRIEELQFKNSTKNLSLYPDYCNKLEVLRALKYIDDLDEVTLKGKVACEMGQNELLITELILCNMFNDLEPAEIAALLSSLVFQGKIQGEPVIPEKLKKCVKEFEEINDTILAEELRNKTIIETDNRLNFGLLEVVYEWARNKPFAEIMKLTEVQEGIIVRCIQQLDETLRDVKTAAIRIGNPALQSKMEDASTAIKRDIVFTASLYTAL, from the exons atgttagtatgtCATACCAGTTTATCAGCTAGAATGGATGAAAGCATTAGGAAATTACAGAACTATATAATTTGCCCGGAATTACCAATAAATAATCCATTACCGGACACAATTCCTCGACGTTACAATGAAACGCGATTGCTTAATTTACCAAAAGGCGCTGCCAGCACCAAATTAGTGCCACGTCGTGACTACATCACTGGCGCGATAATTGAATTTGTTGAGATAGATCTGGAAGATGTCGGTGCCAACGCATGCAATTCCACTTCAATGCGGCGAGAACCGGGATTGTTGGAGGAATCAATTCGGGGCTCATCGATGAATTTTCCATTCTGGCCGGGCGGATTTGATGAACCACCAAgcgaaataaaaaagctcggCATTGAGTTCGACTTAGGTTCTGAATTGCTAACAGTGCCTCCTGGTTTTCAAAAAGGCTATATATTCGAAGAAAACAGAAGTCAGTCACATTccaaaatttctattttaaataatagtgCAAATGTCAATCTATTGGAAAATTTGGAAAAGGATATGGATGTTCAGGAATGGTTGAAGTTGACTGAAGAACCAACGGAAGTAGATTCCACTATTGCCTTAAATTATTCAACTGAATTTAAAGATGTGGAGGAGCATATAATGGGTCCAGATCTTAAACCGGTCCttgaaatttcaaatacaaatacgaAATCCACTTTTAGCAGTGAGTGGGCTGAAATGGTTGACATATCACATCCTATAACTAATTTCAAGGAGAAAATTCCATGTCCCGCAATGACTTACCCCTTTGAGTTAGATGTGTTCCAAAAGCAAGCTATCCTTAAACTAGAGGAACGACAGTATGTATTTGTAGCGGCGCACACATCCGCTGGTAAAACCGTTGTAGCAGAATATGCTATAGCATTATCGCAGCGCGATTTAACACGTACAATTTACACTTCGCCTATTAAAGCTTTATCCAATCAGAAATATCGAGACTTCAAAAAAACATTTAAGGACGTTGGATTAATCACCGGCGACCTACAGATTGATCCCACTGCATCGTGTCTCATAATGACCACAGAGATACTTCGTTCCATGCTTTATTGTGGTAGTGAAATAACCAGAGATCTCGAGTATGTAATTTTCGATGAAGTGCATTATATAAACAACCCGGAACGTGGACATGTTTGGGAAGAG GTAATAATACTACTTCCAGATCATGTCAATATAATAATGTTAAGCGCTACGGTGCCTAATACTATGGAACTGGCAGACTGGGTTGGCAGCACCAAGAAGAGGAAAGTGTATGTCATAAGCACTCTCAAACGACCTGTCCCCCTTATGCACTACATTTATACTGGATGTGGGGGCAAAAGCAAAGATGATATATTTCTACTAGTCGATGGGAATGGGAAATTTATGCAAGACAATTATGTAAAGGCCGTGGAGCGCAAAAAGGAAATGCAATCCAAAACAAAAGGAGGACAAAGTGGACGGCcgcaaaaaaattttgttagcgCTAAACAAGATCAGAACATGTGGATTGGGCTAATAGACTTTTTGAAGCGTAATAATAAAATGCCTGTCGTAGCATTCACACTATCGCGTAATCGCTGTGACATGAATTTGCAG GCCTTACAATCAGTTGACTTAAATACTGCACGTGAAAAAGGTTCTGTGCAGAAATTCTTCCAACAATGCTTACAAAAGCTTAAACCACCAGATCGTCAGTTGCCCCAAGTTCTTTCAATGAAGGATTCACTGGAGCGTGGAATCGGCGTGCACCACAGTGGCATATTGCCCATACTGAAGGAAATAGTGGAAATGCTTTTTCAATCGGGACTAGTTAAGCTACTGTTCGCTACGGAAACATTCGCTATGGGTGTTAACATGCCCGCGCGCACCGTGATCTTCGATTCGCATCGCAAATACGACGGACTGGAAGTGCGTAATCTAAAACCCGGTGAATACATTCAAATGGCTGGACGTGCCGGACGACGTGGTCATGATGAAAATGGCACTGTTATATTACTCTGTAAATCACAGGTGCCGCCCTCGATGGATCTACGCTCCATGATACTTGGCCAACCGGAGAAGTTGCAATCACAGTTTATATTACGATATGCCGTCATTCTAACTTGTTTACGTATTGAGAGTATTAAAGTGGAGGACATAATACAATTCAGTTTCAAAGAATTTAATCAAAAACTGCAATTGCCAATGCAGAAGAAGCAATTGGAAGTTGCATTAGACAAATTCTCCCAACTACCTGAATTGGGGGAACAACTGCAACCTCTGTGTCGCTTCTATGATCTCGCACaagaatatataattgaaaaacaacGCAGCATG AAATACTTGCTGTCTCAACCTAAAATAACTAAAGAGCTTAAGGTGGGTCGCATACTTGTGGTTACCCAAGGCAGACATTACAACAAATTGGGCATAATACTTGCCATCAAATCTACGCCAGGAAAAGACACAATCTACAGATTATTAGTGCTCGACCATCAATTCTCCTCAAGCGATCAGAAG GATAACTTCCATCGTGGagaaatgtactacaaaatAGTATCGCTGACGCCACAGAACAAGTTCTTTCAGCCCGAAGGCATTGGTGGCCATTGTGTAGTTGACGCGAAAGCCGCCGATATAgttgaaattacaaaaagtaatattaaagttGATGGAGATGTTATAATTCGCAATTGGGAGCAACGACAAATCGACCGTTTCAGGGACTCACCGCCCGGCGCAACTGTCGTTAAGGCAGTAAGTGAATTACAACAACTTAACCAAAACTACATAGAGAACACCGAGACGATTAAGTTTATTAACCTATCTAAAGATGTTAATATAAGTGAAGAGAACGAGTTGGCTCAAATTCGCTACACAGAACATTTATGGAAACAGTTAGTCACAGTGCTGCCGCACACCAACATTGCTGGGTTTGAACAAGAGTTCGCTACGGTTTACGAGCGTAAAGTTTTGGAACGACGTATTGAGGAGTTACAATTCAAGAATTCTACAAAAAACCTCTCACTTTATCCAGACTATTGCAACAAATTAGAAGTATTGCGCGCATTAAAATATATCGATGATTTGGACGAGG TCACGCTAAAAGGAAAAGTTGCTTGCGAAATGGGTCAGAATGAGCTGTTGATAACAGAATTAATACTATGTAATATGTTCAACGATCTGGAGCCTGCGGAAATAGCGGCATTACTCTCGAGTTTGGTGTTTCAAGGCAAAATCCAGGGAGAGCCGGTGATTccagaaaagttaaaaaaa tgCGTTAAAGAATTCGAGGAAATCAACGACACTATTTTAGCCGAAGAACTGCGAAACAAGACAATTATTGAAACGGATAATCGTCTGAACTTTGGGTTGCTCGAAGTGGTGTACGAATGGGCACGTAACAAG CCGTTTGCTGAAATAATGAAGCTAACTGAGGTACAGGAAGGTATAATTGTGCGATGTATACAGCAATTGGATGAAACCCTTCGTGATGTAAAAACTGCAGCCATACGTATAGGTAACCCCGCTTTGCAAAGCAAAATGGAGGATGCGTCAACTGCCATTAAAAGAGACATAGTCTTTACGGCCAGCTTGTATACAGCATTGTGA
- the LOC105214361 gene encoding dnaJ homolog subfamily C member 8, giving the protein MSFNERPTTSKDTSFDSFYTEVKEIEKRDSVLTSSQQIDRLLRPGSTYFNLNPFEVLQIEPSATIEEIKKRYRTLSILVHPDKNQDDKDRAQTAFDIINRAWKTLENDVTRKKCLDVYEEAKERTDHMIAEKRKKLRKESKGFESIPEDDPDKYKHAIYVMVMKLFADMERRRQQLDQRDQEERKRKREGEIEEEEKRKADLEWQKNFEESRQSRVNSWHDFQSGASKSKKSKKQKRMHGMIVPPKFKPETR; this is encoded by the exons atgtctttTAATGAACGCCCCACCACATCGAAGGACACTTCATTTGACTCTTTCTATACAGAG GttaaagaaatagaaaaacgCGATTCTGTTCTAACCTCTTCTCAACAAATTGATCGTTTACTTCGTCCAGGTTCAACATACTTCAATCTCAATCCGTTCGAGGTACTACAGATAGAGCCTAGCGCTACTATTGAAGAAATAAAGAAACGTTACCGCACTCTCTCCATACTGGTGCATCCGGATAAGAACCAGGATGATAAAGATCGAGCCCAGACTGCTTTTGACATTATAAACCGCGCTTGGAAGACTCTGGAAAATGATGTCACacgaaaaaaatgtttggaTGTTTACGAGGAAGCGAAAGAAAGAACTGATCATATG ATTgcagaaaaacgaaaaaagctCCGTAAGGAAAGTAAAGGTTTTGAAAGCATCCCTGAGGATGACCCTGATAAATATAAACATGCCATATATGTGATGGTTATGAAATTGTTTGCTGATATGGAACGACGTCGGCAACAATTAGATCAACGAGATCAAGAGGAGCGAAAACGCAAACGTGAAGGTgaaattgaagaagaagaaaaaagaaaagctgATTTAGAATGGCAGAAGAATTTTGAAGAGTCGCGTCAAAGTCGGGTAAATAGTTGGCATGATTTTCAGTCCGGCGCCAGCAAGTCTAAGAAGTCTAAAAAGCAAAAGCGTATGCATGGAATGATTGTTCCTCCTAAGTTTAAGCCAGAAACCCGATAA